One genomic window of Nicotiana sylvestris chromosome 10, ASM39365v2, whole genome shotgun sequence includes the following:
- the LOC104213135 gene encoding uncharacterized protein produces the protein MSNPSADESVKEPNVINDHPKGEENDDLAEDPKGSEVEESQVPSQEEEEELKKKYGGLVKKKPPLISKDHERAFFDSADWALGKQGGQKPKTPAEALRPKLEPTPHQQLRTRLSASSLTDAGEDGSNNGSDQLDDQSGTSAADDENNS, from the exons ATGTCAAACCCAAGCGCAGATGAAAGTGTGAAGGAACCAAACGTTATTAATGATCATCCTAAAGGTGAAGAAAATGATGACCTTGCAGAAGATCCAAAGGGTTCAGAAGTAGAAGAAAGCCAAGTTCCATCTCAAGAGGAGGAG GAGGAACTGAAGAAAAAGTATGGTGGCTTGGTGAAAAAGAAACCTCCATTGATATCTAAG GACCATGAACGTGCTTTCTTCGATTCTGCTGACTGGGCATTAGGAAAG CAAGGAGGACAGAAGCCCAAAACGCCTGCTGAGGCACTTCGCCCAAAATTGGAG CCTACGCCACACCAGCAACTTCGTACTCGGCTCTCAGCTTCTTCTCTGACAGATGCCGGTGAAG ATGGTAGCAACAACGGCTCTGACCAGCTAGATGACCAGAGCGGAACATCAGCAGCCGATGATGAGAATAATTCTTAG